From the Natrarchaeobaculum aegyptiacum genome, one window contains:
- a CDS encoding DUF5781 family protein, producing MDIRVQGPGPTSPFLSARDLFETEHDLSLPVYVRLRDDPDVRTWAGHYDDRHVLNISRQAASSAMARELALHEFSHMARYEQAHPSHTQSIEEVLYLALAGRRVERRKLAHCHQIANHMKDIYADDITLSVGPGEKLLAYLESSLAAAIADRPDTPARPGLERLSPSADPDITAVNAAFALALAERHDLVDDDHRLYDLAHVAAMDAPDVDFEGFKRRFRELARDPDSSAYRQVLVDATRSYVGGEGPAAD from the coding sequence ATGGATATCCGCGTTCAGGGCCCCGGTCCCACGTCTCCCTTTCTGAGCGCTCGAGACCTCTTCGAGACCGAGCACGACCTCTCGTTGCCGGTCTACGTCCGCCTCCGTGACGATCCGGACGTCCGCACGTGGGCTGGTCACTACGACGACCGCCACGTGCTGAACATCTCCCGGCAGGCCGCCTCGAGTGCCATGGCCCGCGAACTCGCCCTCCACGAGTTCTCCCACATGGCTCGCTACGAGCAGGCTCACCCCTCACACACCCAGTCGATCGAGGAAGTGCTCTACCTCGCCCTCGCAGGCCGCCGGGTCGAACGGCGCAAACTCGCACACTGCCACCAGATCGCAAACCACATGAAAGACATCTACGCCGACGACATCACCCTCTCGGTCGGCCCCGGAGAGAAACTGCTCGCCTACCTCGAGTCCAGCCTCGCGGCGGCCATCGCCGACCGGCCCGACACGCCCGCTCGCCCGGGGCTCGAGCGGCTCTCTCCGAGCGCCGACCCCGACATCACGGCCGTCAACGCGGCGTTCGCGCTCGCTCTCGCCGAGCGTCACGACCTTGTCGACGACGACCACCGACTGTACGACCTCGCCCACGTCGCCGCGATGGACGCCCCCGACGTCGACTTCGAGGGGTTCAAGCGCCGCTTCCGCGAACTCGCCCGCGACCCGGACTCGAGTGCCTACCGACAGGTGCTCGTCGACGCGACGCGGTCGTACGTCGGCGGTGAGGGACCGGCGGCCGACTGA
- a CDS encoding FIST N-terminal domain-containing protein, translated as MSVVHGSSAAETSVRTGILSAGIAAVVIVAGWVAGLAGLLAGGALIVVAGTVTGYHAGNRVDETVDRLQTEVQSVEADDDAFESVTDLEDVADVVGSTVQDNRRLRERTRELEETVDRLEGRNERIEAQAAELEEAMQLCAAGRLAHRLEPDEEAPLSVADEFNAMMDELEGTIRHLKNFVTLVVTSSDELMAGVEQVTTASTEISDDVQQIADGASVQSQRLDAATAEMGVLSSNIEEIASHSERVATLSAETVRTGRDGKQAAKTAIDGLEEIEAGSAEAVEAIERLRADVDEIDELVEMIAEIAHQTNMLALNANIEASRGASQGGDGEGFGVVASEIKSLSGEVQSAAEAIETRLDRIQTRTEETTETVTETETMIAAHTDAVDRALTALEEIAEYAEQTNDGVQEIHAATDQQAQSTQQVVALVDETATIGDRTSSLSENVAASAEEQASALSTVSERAAELSENAAWLRDTLDMYKARRDVPGQDHPPAASASVSASATADRSSSSATGGVDATTGVGSGESATGEPAEPASGHGKQPTFEFGGVDDEDDAGLSTQFASGSAVGDDGFEVGKRAATRAAAGLETDGRVDFGQVFCSPAYDYEAVLEGIRSVVGEETDLIGSSSSGEFTEETSTDGSVTVALVASDTVCFFTGIGTDLSDGVAAAVNEAVDSFPASVEGYPHRSAIVLHDGLAGVGDQVAVATQRNLGHDVSLVGGSAGDDLAMEATHVFCNETVATDAVVVGLLASKTPTTVSVDHGHAPISEPLTVTRSDGGRVLELDGKPAFEAWRAVVEPYLTERGRNVDFDALEDDSRELLDLLTEFEFGIEEGRGASDDGYKIRWPGLSLTTAGHLDFPVGVPEGTELRVMHSPKPEQIESARNTAREAVANTGQTGIAGGFVYDCACRSIILEDSFGEAVDAMADELEVPFTGIETYGELCMERGQLSGYHNTTSVVMLLPE; from the coding sequence ATGAGTGTGGTACACGGGTCGTCAGCAGCCGAAACGAGCGTTCGAACCGGGATTCTCTCGGCCGGAATCGCGGCCGTGGTGATCGTCGCCGGGTGGGTAGCTGGGCTGGCAGGATTGCTCGCCGGGGGCGCACTGATCGTCGTCGCCGGAACGGTGACCGGCTATCACGCGGGGAACCGCGTCGACGAGACGGTCGACCGACTCCAGACCGAGGTACAGTCGGTCGAGGCGGACGACGATGCGTTCGAATCGGTCACCGACCTCGAGGACGTCGCCGACGTCGTTGGGTCGACGGTGCAGGACAATCGCCGGCTTCGCGAGCGCACCCGGGAACTCGAGGAGACGGTCGACCGACTCGAGGGGCGAAACGAGCGGATCGAGGCGCAGGCAGCGGAACTCGAGGAGGCGATGCAACTGTGTGCGGCCGGTCGCCTCGCCCACCGACTCGAGCCGGACGAGGAGGCACCGCTGTCGGTCGCCGACGAGTTCAACGCCATGATGGACGAACTCGAGGGGACGATCCGTCACCTCAAGAACTTCGTCACGCTGGTCGTGACCTCGAGTGACGAACTCATGGCCGGTGTCGAACAGGTGACGACGGCGAGCACGGAGATCAGCGACGACGTTCAGCAGATCGCAGACGGTGCGTCGGTCCAGTCGCAACGACTGGACGCCGCAACCGCCGAGATGGGCGTTCTCTCGTCGAACATCGAGGAGATTGCGAGTCACTCAGAACGCGTCGCGACGCTCTCTGCGGAGACCGTCCGAACTGGTCGAGACGGGAAGCAAGCCGCGAAAACGGCGATCGACGGCCTCGAAGAGATCGAGGCCGGGTCGGCCGAGGCAGTCGAAGCGATCGAGCGGTTGCGTGCGGACGTCGACGAGATCGACGAACTGGTCGAGATGATCGCGGAGATCGCCCACCAGACGAACATGCTGGCGCTGAACGCCAACATCGAAGCCTCACGGGGCGCGAGCCAGGGTGGTGACGGCGAGGGATTCGGGGTCGTCGCCTCGGAGATCAAATCGCTCTCCGGCGAGGTGCAGTCTGCAGCCGAGGCCATCGAGACGCGACTCGACCGGATCCAGACCCGGACCGAAGAGACGACCGAGACTGTCACGGAAACCGAGACGATGATTGCGGCCCACACCGACGCCGTCGATCGGGCGCTGACCGCACTCGAGGAGATCGCCGAGTACGCAGAACAGACCAACGACGGCGTTCAGGAGATTCACGCGGCGACCGACCAGCAGGCGCAGTCCACCCAGCAGGTCGTCGCACTGGTCGACGAGACGGCGACGATCGGCGACCGGACGTCGTCACTGTCCGAGAACGTCGCGGCGTCGGCCGAAGAACAGGCGAGCGCGCTCTCGACGGTCTCAGAGCGCGCAGCCGAGCTTTCGGAGAACGCGGCGTGGCTTCGAGACACGCTCGACATGTACAAGGCCCGACGGGACGTTCCGGGGCAGGACCACCCGCCAGCAGCGTCTGCGTCGGTATCGGCATCGGCAACCGCCGACCGCTCGAGTTCGAGCGCGACCGGAGGAGTCGACGCCACGACGGGAGTCGGTTCGGGCGAGAGCGCCACCGGGGAACCAGCAGAGCCGGCGTCCGGCCACGGAAAGCAACCGACGTTCGAATTCGGCGGCGTCGACGACGAAGACGACGCTGGACTCTCGACGCAGTTCGCAAGCGGCTCCGCCGTCGGTGACGACGGGTTCGAGGTCGGGAAACGGGCGGCGACCCGGGCGGCGGCAGGCCTCGAGACCGACGGCCGCGTCGACTTCGGGCAGGTGTTCTGTTCGCCCGCGTACGACTACGAGGCCGTGCTCGAGGGAATTCGCTCGGTGGTCGGCGAGGAGACCGACCTGATCGGGTCCTCGTCGTCCGGTGAGTTCACCGAGGAGACGAGTACCGACGGGAGCGTGACGGTCGCACTCGTCGCGAGTGACACCGTCTGCTTTTTCACCGGGATCGGGACCGACCTCTCAGACGGCGTTGCCGCGGCAGTCAACGAGGCCGTCGACTCGTTCCCGGCGTCGGTCGAGGGCTACCCACACCGGTCTGCGATCGTCCTCCACGACGGCCTCGCGGGCGTCGGCGATCAGGTCGCGGTGGCCACCCAGCGAAACCTCGGGCACGACGTGAGTCTCGTCGGTGGATCGGCCGGAGACGATCTGGCGATGGAGGCGACACACGTCTTCTGCAACGAAACCGTCGCCACCGACGCAGTCGTCGTGGGGCTGCTGGCCTCGAAGACCCCCACGACGGTCAGCGTCGACCACGGCCACGCACCGATCTCGGAACCGCTGACGGTGACGCGATCGGACGGTGGGCGCGTCCTCGAACTCGACGGCAAGCCGGCGTTCGAGGCCTGGCGAGCGGTCGTCGAACCCTACCTCACAGAGCGCGGCCGGAACGTCGACTTCGACGCCCTCGAGGACGACAGCCGGGAGCTACTCGACTTGCTGACCGAGTTCGAGTTTGGCATCGAGGAGGGTCGTGGCGCGAGCGACGACGGCTACAAGATCCGGTGGCCGGGGCTGTCTCTGACGACGGCAGGTCACCTCGACTTCCCGGTCGGCGTCCCCGAAGGGACGGAACTGCGCGTGATGCACAGTCCCAAACCAGAACAGATCGAGTCGGCCCGGAACACCGCTCGCGAGGCCGTGGCGAACACTGGCCAGACCGGGATCGCCGGCGGCTTCGTCTACGACTGTGCCTGTCGGTCGATCATCCTCGAGGACTCGTTTGGCGAGGCCGTCGACGCGATGGCCGACGAACTCGAGGTGCCGTTTACCGGCATCGAGACGTACGGGGAACTCTGCATGGAGCGAGGACAACTGAGCGGCTACCACAATACGACGTCGGTCGTCATGTTACTCCCCGAGTGA